The Fragaria vesca subsp. vesca linkage group LG2, FraVesHawaii_1.0, whole genome shotgun sequence genome includes a window with the following:
- the LOC101311544 gene encoding pentatricopeptide repeat-containing protein At5g01110-like, with the protein MGAHRPCLQVRTLTTFTQQHPVLFHSHRPHSISSSPSSNHSLENGVTLEASSLSGSLLVEKLLLGLKQGNLNSLRNSLFQLNPLVVVELVHRCRDNLPAGLKLVDLIMVNCPNLKHSSQSLSAMIHILVRARRISDAQALMLRMVRKSGVSRVEIVESLVGTCDSSGLVFDLLVRTYVQARKLREGFEAFKTLRSKGLCVSINVGNSLLGGLVKVGWVDLAWQVYGEVVSGGVQVNVYTLNIMVNALCKDGKIDKVKSFISDMAEKGVSADIVTYNTLINAYCREGLVEEAFELKNSMASKGLRPEVFTYNAIMNGLCRVGNYARAKEVLYEILQNGLNPDTTTFNTLLVESCRKDNISEAEGIFHEMSCRGVVPDLISFSSVIGVLSRNGHSDHALLYFQDMKTAGLVPDNVIYTILIDGYCRNGKVLEALKLRDEMLEQGCVVDVITFNTILNGLCREKMLADAEKLFNEMVERGVFPDFYTFTTLIHGYCKTGNMTKSLSLFEAMTSRNIKPDIVTYNTLIDGFCKVGGMDKAKELWSDMISRRIVPTCISYGILINGFCSTGLVHEALRLWDQMIEGGIKPTLVTCNTVIKGYSRSGDTEKAYEFLAKMISKGIVPDSITYNTLVNGYVKEDNLEKAFFSVKEMEKQGLLPDVITYNVILYGFCRQGRLNEAELVLRKMIERGVNPDRSTYTSLINGHVTQDNLREAFRYHDEMLQRGFVPDDEF; encoded by the coding sequence ATGGGCGCCCATAGGCCGTGTCTTCAGGTGAGAACCCTCACCACCTTCACACAACAGCACCCAGTACTTTTTCACTCTCACAGACCCCATTCTATATCTTCTTCCCCATCATCAAACCACTCCTTGGAAAATGGTGTTACACTCGAGGCTTCTTCTCTGTCAGGTTCTCTTTTGGTCGAGAAGCTACTGTTGGGTTTGAAGCAAGGTAATCTCAATTCTTTGCGTAACTCTCTGTTTCAGTTAAACCCACTTGTTGTAGTTGAACTTGTTCACCGCTGCCGCGACAATTTGCCAGCGGGTCTGAAACTCGTTGACTTGATAATGGTAAACTGTCCGAATCTGAAGCACTCGTCACAGTCTCTGAGTGCAATGATTCACATTTTGGTGAGGGCCCGAAGGATTTCGGATGCCCAAGCTTTAATGCTTAGAATGGTTAGGAAGAGTGGCGTCTCCCGTGTTGAAATAGTTGAGTCTTTGGTTGGAACCTGCGACAGTTCTGGCTTGGTTTTTGACTTGTTGGTTAGGACTTATGTGCAGGCTAGGAAGTTGAGAGAAGGGTTCGAGGCGTTTAAGACACTTAGGAGCAAGGGATTATGTGTTTCGATAAATGTTGGTAATAGTCTTCTTGGTGGACTTGTGAAGGTTGGGTGGGTAGATTTGGCCTGGCAAGTGTATGGGGAAGTTGTTAGCGGTGGGGTTCAGGTGAATGTGTATACACTAAACATTATGGTTAATGCCTTGTGTAAAGATGGTAAAATCGATAAGGTTAAGTCGTTCATATCAGACATGGCTGAGAAGGGGGTTTCTGCAGATATTGTGACATATAATACTCTAATCAATGCGTATTGTCGTGAAGGGCTCGTAGAAGAAGCTTTTGAGTTAAAAAACTCGATGGCTTCTAAGGGTTTGAGACCTGAGGTTTTCACATACAATGCTATCATGAATGGGTTGTGTAGGGTAGGAAATTATGCAAGAGCAAAGGAAGTTTTGTATGAGATTTTACAGAATGGATTAAATCCTGATACTACTACGTTTAATACACTGCTGGTTGAGAGTTGTAGAAAAGATAATATTTCAGAGGCTGAAGGAATTTTCCATGAAATGTCATGTAGAGGTGTTGTTCCTGATTTAATCAGCTTCAGTTCAGTAATTGGGGTGCTTTCAAGGAATGGACATAGTGATCATGCACTATTATATTTTCAAGATATGAAAACTGCAGGCTTGGTTCCAGATAATGTGATCTATACTATCCTTATAGATGGATATTGTAGAAATGGTAAGGTGTTAGAGGCGTTGAAGTTGCGGGATGAAATGCTTGAGCAAGGCTGCGTGGTGGATGTTATCACCTTCAATACTATATTAAATGGACTTTGTCGGGAGAAGATGCTTGCTGATGCAGAGAAACTCTTCAATGAAATGGTGGAAAGGGGTGTCTTTCCAGATTTTTATACTTTCACAACACTTATTCATGGTTATTGTAAAACCGGGAATATGACTAAATCCTTAAGTTTGTTTGAGGCAATGACTAGCAGAAATATCAAGCCTGACATTGTCACATACAACACATTGATTGATGGGTTCTGCAAAGTAGGTGGCATGGATAAAGCTAAGGAGCTTTGGAGTGACATGATTTCTAGAAGAATAGTCCCTACTTGCATTTCATATGGCATTCTTATCAATGGATTCTGTAGCACGGGACTTGTCCATGAGGCGCTACGTTTGTGGGACCAGATGATTGAAGGAGGTATCAAACCCACCTTAGTAACTTGTAACACTGTCATAAAGGGCTATAGCCGCTCTGGTGACACAGAAAAGGCATATGAGTTCTTAGCCAAAATGATTTCAAAAGGAATTGTTCCTGATAGTATTACTTACAACACTCTGGTTAATGGATATGTAAAAGAAGACAATCTGGAGAAAGCCTTTTTTTCAGTTAAGGAGATGGAAAAGCAAGGACTACTGCCAGATGTGATTACATACAATGTCATTCTTTATGGGTTTTGTAGACAAGGTAGATTGAATGAAGCTGAGTTAGTTTTGCGAAAGATGATTGAGAGAGGTGTAAATCCTGATAGATCCACTTATACATCATTGATAAATGGACATGTGACCCAGGACAATTTGAGGGAGGCATTCCGCTACCATGATGAAATGCTGCAGAGGGGATTTGTACCAGATGATGAATTCTAG
- the LOC101311832 gene encoding probable serine/threonine-protein kinase DDB_G0271682-like has translation MGEILYACDDSDMQLIGKFLSFASRGDRVGLNQMLIQGVSPDVQDYDNRTALHLAASEGHTPIVELLVCYRANVNLQDRWKRTPLTDARLYGHRDICRILEVNGGNDFTSQLMTVRHEHDSNDVKFDMTELDTEHSSKVQQGCFGESEKVKWRGIWVVKTVVKRHIRAPVTMILSAKDNTLLRELRHPNILQFLGSIVQQEEMVLITEYLPKGNLEDILNQRTRLDVHTALRYALDIARGMNYLHKHVPSPIVHYHLGTRNLWQDEGGHLKIGEYWVQMLYELNPDQNGCQKCDGTQDLTKIDIRSFGLIYYQMLEGTHCQTNTNTDQHELAIVTFKPKFHLSRCSNRIQELIQKCTSGDPSDGPPFEDIIGILEEEVLSLGRACPLVC, from the exons ATGGGTGAGATTCTTTATGCATGCGACGACTCTGACATGCAACTGATAGGGAAGTTCTTGAGCTTCGCTTCGAGAGGTGACAGAGTTGGACTGAACCAGATGTTGATCCAAGGCGTATCTCCTGATGTGCAAGACTACGACAACAGGACGGCGCTGCATCTGGCGGCGAGTGAGGGTCACACTCCCATTGTTGAGCTTCTTGTGTGCTACAGAGCCAATGTTAATCTCCAAGACCGATGGAAAAGAACG CCCTTGACAGATGCAAGACTCTATGGACATCGAGACATATGCAGAATTCTTGAAGTGAATGGAGGCAATGACTTTACCAGTCAGCTAATG ACTGTTCGACATGAACATGATTCAAATGATGTTAAGTTTGACATGACGGAATTAGATACAGAACATTCATCAAAGGTTCAACAG GGTTGTTTTGGTGAATCTGAGAAGGTCAAGTGGCGTGGAATCTGGGTCGTAAAGACTGTTGTCAAGAGACACATACGTGCTCCAGTAACAAT GATACTCTCTGCTAAGGATAACACTCTCCTACGGGAACTTAGACATCCCAATATCTTGCAATTTCTTGGTTCAATTGTGCAGCAAGAGGAGATGGTTCTTATTACCGAGTATCTGCCCAAA GGTAATCTTGAGGATATTTTGAACCAAAGAACCCGTCTTGATGTGCATACTGCCCTTCGTTATGCGCTCGATATTGCTAG GGGTATGAACTATCTTCATAAGCACGTGCCATCCCCAATAGTTCACTATCATTTGGGTACCAG AAACTTGTGGCAGGATGAAGGTGGACACTTGAAGATTGGGGAGTATTGGGTTCAGATGTTGTATGAACTTAACCCGGATCAAAATGGAT GCCAAAAATGCGATGGCACACAAGATTTAACAAAGATAGACATTCGGTCATTTGGGCTCATATATTATCAG ATGCTAGAAGGAACGCACTGCCAGACCAACACAAACACTGACCAACACGAACTCGCCATCGTTACTTTTAAACCCAAATTCCATTTGAGTCGATGTTCTAATAGGATTCAAGA GTTGATACAGAAATGTACAAGTGGTGATCCTTCCGACGGGCCCCCATTCGAAGACATCATAGGTATTCTTGAAGAGGAAGTATTGTCTTTGGGTAGAGCATGCCCACTAGTTTGTTAG
- the LOC101312124 gene encoding inorganic phosphate transporter 2-1, chloroplastic-like, translating into MSSNTDHHVAIDLATKIVGKWKQTYGWIPIFSAFAAILMAFLAGANNLPAPFSTPIGSGSLTILKAFVMACMIYVPGAAFASSTSTVNALFSYFLKENQPSEGFMMWSLVVVLITAAIWVSLATYLRLPVSSLQSIQGALLGTVLATQGFGYIPLWNKNQNHNFIGGGLVWLVLEWTVAPLIAFLCAFLLFALMKISLLRHENSERRILVFLPIDYGISAGLLCLFLVFQVLPHMIALYNWVMIVAVAVATLIGALLSLLVVVPLAMKKLKAVKNYKTMKKNMTQSSDHGKCIESQDPAFNDTKSAEDEAQFEEALKDFMQMRVLDTVYEEDERSWASPDSLVQEPENKLAKDQSIASQDLSNIDKSTSFRKLLQSTPIQSVQTHTRNFQKIEKTTPIGNAFRFLKGSSKSVFSPIMEYDQHTLVRHALAEKYDDVEDYFSFPHLIASCIFALIQSASEVAAVVSPYGAILDVFQHRDKYSGNGEHVGSIHVTWWFKAIGGFGAAIGFFLCGFRVTQSLGGKLTYMSNSRGLAAQLSTVAAIIIVTKIKLPVSTIHALVGSLVGVGIADDPRNVNWKLLFKFMCGWVMTIVFCSAVAYVIFSMSIHSPAYVVR; encoded by the exons ATGTCATCAAACACTGATCATCATGTTGCTATTGATTTGGCCACCAAAATCGTGGGCAAGTGGAAGCAGACTTATGGATGGATACCAATATTTTCAGCTTTTGCTGCGATTCTCATGGCGTTTTTGGCTGGTGCCAACAATCTTCCAGCTCCG TTCTCAACTCCAATTGGATCCGGGAGTTTGACCATTCTGAAGGCATTTGTAATGGCTTGTATGATCTATGTTCCTGGAGCAGCCTTTGCAAGTTCCACCAGTACTGTTAATGCCTTATTTTCTTAT TTCCTTAAAGAAAATCAGCCTAGTGAAGGTTTCATGATGTGGAGTCTGGTAGTTGTTCTCATCACAGCAG CAATCTGGGTTTCTCTGGCTACATATTTACGGCTGCCAGTCTCATCCCTGCAATCGATACAAGGTGCTCTATTGGGAACTGTACTTGCTACTCAAGGTTTTGGCTACATACCATTATGGAATAAG AATCAGAACCACAATTTCATCGGTGGAGGACTTGTTTGGCTTGTTCTTGAGTGGACTGTTGCTCCATTAATTGCCTTTCTTTGCGCATTCCTCCTCTTTGCTCTTATGAAGATTTCTCTGCTTCGCCATGAAAATTCCGAAAGAAGGATTCTTGTTTTTCTTCCAATTGATTATGGAATATCAGCCGGACTGCTTTGCCTCTTTCTCGTGTTTCAG GTGTTACCACATATGATAGCTCTTTATAATTGGGTGATGATTGTTGCAGTTGCAGTGGCCACCTTGATCGGAGCTCTATTATCTTTG CTTGTTGTAGTACCTTTGGCCATGAAAAAACTAAAAGCAGTCAAAAATTACAAGACCATGAAGAAAAACATGACACAATCTTCAGATCATGGTAAATGCATAGAAAGCCAAGATCCAGCATTTAACGATACAAAATCAGCTGAAGATGAAGCTCAGTTTGAAGAAGCATTGAAAGATTTCATGCAGATGAGAGTCCTTGACACGGTGTATGAAGAGGACGAGAGGAGCTGGGCTTCACCGGACTCATTAGTCCAGGAACCCGAAAATAAGCTTGCTAAAGATCAATCCATTGCTTCTCAAGATCTGTCTAATATAGACAAATCTACCTCATTTAGAAAGTTGCTCCAGTCTACACCAATTCAATCGGTTCAAACTCACACAAGGAACTTTCAGAAGATTGAGAAAACAACACCAATTGGAAATGCCTTCCGGTTTCTTAAAGGTTCATCAAAATCAGTTTTTTCTCCT ATAATGGAGTATGACCAGCATACCCTTGTTCGCCATGCTCTAGCCGAAAAATATGACGATGTGGAAGATTACTTCAGCTTTCCTCATCTTATAGCTTCATGTATCTTTGC GCTTATACAATCAGCTAGTGAGGTTGCGGCTGTTGTGAGCCCATATGGAGCTATTCTTGATGTTTTCCAGCACAGAGATAAATATTCTGGAAATGGGGAACATGTG GGATCAATCCATGTAACTTGGTGGTTTAAAGCAATTGGTGGATTTGGTGCAGCCATCGGTTTCTTTCTATGTGGGTTTAGGGTGACTCAGTCTCTGGGTGGAAAGCTGACTTATATGAGCAACTCAAGAGGGTTAGCAGCACAATTGTCAACTGTAGCTGCAATCATCATTGTCACTAAAATTAAGCTTCCAGTCTCAACCATCCATGCTTTGGTTGGATCCTTGGTAGGAGTTGGGATTGCAGATGACCCTCGG